A region of Coccinella septempunctata chromosome 5, icCocSept1.1, whole genome shotgun sequence DNA encodes the following proteins:
- the LOC123313885 gene encoding general transcription factor 3C polypeptide 5, with protein MSDEENSEKSFRTLESLKQVEQEKPTEKNTFFSSLIDEDCDESCIHIIKQRLVRIQYPGIVKNLEKAVETLGGLEGISKAVARNKLELNFHPKNKYNKGVLADTNTNSGLLVKVKKQQRGNEAPIWTYEIVGATVKNFVFSKFIDFQYLPLVAEYPETRESRVNYIYDSILPNKIPDIHSILKSERMFMPLFLPPFGFARSDIQKKINPVVKQPNDIDFKVLQKKKEKLSVFAKPKQPSIFHKFHEPEIPEKPTDFISQLVSRRNYHEYLLKLEKLFHERPIWTKNGLRFNSHLSNDLLKVLLPAVAYYELSGPWRCTWIRFGYDPRKDPESKKYQNLDYRIPYSVRTNLKIGSNRLSQPKGLPTSLDKLDKNKGKSRRYVYDENSYKLRPNVLPTARQVFYQYCDILLPEVQIMLSRLPPVSANAQCDPKNGWFPSSFVEQCREIVTKYIDQQAGNVLRKQRELIPPNPIEDLFNRTQKLVEQKTSEMKAEAGPSTSDDNFDVFTIYDSDSDESTGCEKFYQENDLYDLVDELDDPLLYRDEQLAEINQILRT; from the coding sequence ATGTCCGAcgaagaaaattctgaaaaatcatTCAGAACCCTTGAGTCCCTGAAACAAGTAGAACAGGAGAAACCCACAGAAAAAAATACGTTTTTTTCTAGTTTAATAGATGAAGACTGTGATGAAAGCTGTATCCATATAATAAAACAAAGACTAGTACGTATTCAATATCCTGGTATAGTTAAAAATTTGGAAAAGGCTGTTGAGACTCTGGGCGGCTTGGAAGGAATATCAAAAGCTGTAGCAAGGAATAAATTAGAGCTCAACTTCCAtcccaaaaataaatataataaaggCGTTTTAGCAGATACAAACACGAATAGTGGATTGTTGGTTAAAGTAAAGAAACAACAACGAGGTAATGAAGCTCCAATTTGGACTTACGAAATTGTTGGAGCTACTGTTAAGAACTTTGTTTTCAGTAAATTTATTGACTTCCAGTATTTGCCATTAGTTGCTGAATATCCTGAAACACGTGAGTCTAGGGTGAATTATATTTATGATTCTATTCTCCCCAATAAAATACCAGATATCCATTCTATTCTCAAGAGTGAAAGAATGTTCATGCCTCTGTTTCTTCCCCCTTTTGGATTTGCTCGCTCAgacatccaaaaaaaaataaatccaGTAGTCAAACAACCAAATGATATAGATTTCAAAGTTCTGCAAAAGAAAAAGGAGAAGCTTTCTGTGTTTGCTAAACCTAAACAGCCTTCTATATTCCATAAATTTCATGAACCGGAAATACCAGAGAAACCTACAGATTTCATTTCACAGTTGGTTAGTAGGAGGAACTACCATGAGTATCTcttaaaattagaaaaattattcCATGAAAGACCCATATGGACAAAGAATGGTTTGAGATTTAATTCTCATTTATCAAATGATCTCCTCAAGGTTCTACTGCCAGCAGTAGCCTATTATGAACTCAGTGGTCCCTGGAGATGCACCTGGATTAGATTTGGTTATGACCCTCGTAAAGATCCAGAGTCTAAAAAATATCAGAATCTAGACTATAGAATTCCCTATTCAGTAAGGACAAACTTGAAAATAGGTTCTAACAGACTATCTCAGCCTAAAGGTTTGCCTACAAGTTTAGATAAATTGGATAAAAACAAAGGTAAATCTAGAAGATATGTTTATGATGAAAATAGCTATAAGTTGCGACCTAATGTTTTACCCACAGCCCGCCAAGTGTTCTATCAGTACTGTGATATCCTTCTCCCTGAAGTTCAGATCATGCTTTCCAGGTTACCTCCTGTTTCAGCAAATGCTCAATGTGACCCAAAAAATGGATGGTTCCCATCAAGCTTTGTTGAACAGTGTCGTGAAATTGTAACTAAATATATCGATCAACAAGCGGGTAATGTTCTACGGAAACAAAGAGAATTGATACCGCCAAATCCTATCGAAGATCTTTTTAATAGAACCCAAAAACTAGTTGAACAAAAAACTTCTGAAATGAAAGCAGAAGCTGGGCCTTCAACAAGCGATGataattttgatgttttcacaaTATATGATTCTGATAGTGATGAAAGTACAGGTTGTGAGAAGTTTTATCAAGAAAATGACCTTTATGACTTGGTTGATGAATTAGATGATCCTCTTCTCTATAGAGATGAACAATTGGCTGAAATTAATCAAATATTGAGAACGTGA